In Streptomyces sp. NBC_01717, one DNA window encodes the following:
- a CDS encoding ABC transporter permease, which yields MPVLRWLRRHLIVIAGLLTLAYMILPNIVVMVFSFNKPNGRFNYAWQRFSLDAWTDPCGVADMCGSLSLSLQIATWATIGATALGTMIAFALVRYRFRARGAINSLIFLPMAMPEVVMAASLLTLFLNMGAQLGFWTILIAHIMFCLSFVVTAVKARVMSMDPRLEEAARDLYAGPVQTFVRVTLPIAAPGIAAGALLAFALSFDDFIITNFNAGSTVTFPMYVWGSAQRGTPVQINVIGTAMFVIAVLVVVAGQLVSNRRKNSARP from the coding sequence ATGCCCGTACTGCGCTGGCTCCGCCGCCATCTGATCGTCATCGCGGGTCTGCTGACCCTCGCCTACATGATCCTCCCGAACATCGTCGTGATGGTGTTCTCCTTCAACAAGCCGAACGGGCGCTTCAACTACGCCTGGCAGCGCTTCTCGCTGGACGCCTGGACGGACCCCTGCGGCGTCGCCGACATGTGCGGCTCGCTCTCGCTCTCCCTCCAGATCGCCACCTGGGCGACGATCGGCGCGACCGCGCTCGGCACGATGATCGCCTTCGCGCTGGTCCGCTACCGCTTCCGGGCGCGCGGCGCGATCAACTCGCTGATCTTCCTGCCGATGGCGATGCCCGAGGTCGTCATGGCCGCCTCGCTGCTCACGCTCTTCCTCAACATGGGCGCCCAACTGGGTTTCTGGACGATCCTCATCGCACACATCATGTTCTGTCTGAGCTTCGTCGTGACGGCGGTCAAGGCACGCGTGATGTCGATGGACCCGCGGCTGGAGGAGGCGGCCCGCGATCTGTACGCGGGACCCGTGCAGACCTTCGTCCGGGTGACCCTGCCGATCGCCGCCCCCGGAATCGCCGCGGGAGCGCTGCTCGCCTTCGCGCTCTCCTTCGACGATTTCATCATCACCAATTTCAACGCGGGTTCGACCGTGACGTTCCCCATGTACGTCTGGGGTTCGGCCCAGCGCGGCACGCCCGTGCAGATCAACGTCATCGGCACGGCGATGTTCGTCATCGCCGTTCTGGTGGTCGTCGCCGGCCAGCTCGTCTCGAATCGGCGAAAAAACAGCGCACGACCCTGA
- a CDS encoding ABC transporter permease, with translation MTVTEAPPAPPKDPAELPVRKASTRKRLVPYWLLLPGILWLVVFFALPMVYQASTSVQTGSLEKGFEVTWHVQTYWDALSEYYPQFIRSLLYAGTATILCLLLGYPLAYLIAFKAGRWRNVVLVLVIAPFFTSFLIRTLAWKTILADGGAVVDVLNALHVLDVTSWLGWTENNRVLATPMAVVCGLTYNFLPFMILPLYTSLERIDGRLHEAAGDLYATPATTFRKVTFPLSMPGVVSGTLLTFIPASGDYVNAELLGSTDTKMVGSVIQTQFLRVLDYPMAAALSFILMAVVLLMVTVYIRRSGTEDLV, from the coding sequence GTGACCGTCACCGAAGCGCCGCCCGCGCCGCCCAAGGACCCCGCCGAACTCCCCGTACGCAAGGCCTCCACCCGAAAGCGGCTCGTCCCGTACTGGCTGTTGCTCCCCGGCATCCTCTGGCTGGTCGTCTTCTTCGCCCTGCCGATGGTCTACCAGGCATCGACCTCCGTACAGACCGGATCCCTGGAGAAGGGGTTCGAGGTCACCTGGCACGTCCAGACCTACTGGGACGCGCTGTCCGAGTACTACCCGCAGTTCATCCGGTCCCTGCTGTACGCGGGCACCGCGACGATTCTCTGCCTGCTGCTCGGCTACCCGCTCGCGTATCTCATCGCGTTCAAGGCGGGCCGCTGGCGCAATGTGGTGCTGGTGCTGGTCATCGCGCCCTTCTTCACCAGCTTCCTTATCCGTACCCTCGCCTGGAAGACGATCCTCGCGGACGGCGGCGCGGTCGTCGACGTACTGAACGCCCTGCACGTCCTGGACGTCACCAGCTGGCTCGGCTGGACCGAGAACAACCGGGTACTGGCCACGCCGATGGCCGTGGTCTGCGGTCTGACGTACAACTTCCTGCCGTTCATGATCCTGCCGCTCTACACCTCGCTGGAACGGATCGACGGCAGGCTGCACGAGGCGGCCGGCGATCTTTACGCCACCCCCGCCACCACCTTCCGCAAGGTGACGTTCCCGCTCTCCATGCCGGGTGTCGTCTCGGGCACGCTGCTGACCTTCATCCCGGCCAGCGGTGACTACGTCAACGCCGAACTGCTGGGCTCCACCGACACCAAGATGGTCGGCAGCGTCATCCAGACCCAGTTCCTGCGCGTCCTCGACTACCCGATGGCGGCCGCGCTCTCCTTCATCCTCATGGCGGTCGTCCTGCTGATGGTGACCGTCTACATCCGCCGCTCCGGGACGGAGGACCTGGTCTGA
- a CDS encoding ABC transporter ATP-binding protein, whose protein sequence is MTQQQTEGGDVRLTGISKTYGSFAAVQPLDLTVPQGSFFALLGASGCGKTTTLRMIAGLEEATTGTISLGGRDITDLPPYKRPVNTVFQSYALFPHLDVTENVAFGLRRRGIKSVKKQVDDMLELVQLGDFAKRKPHQLSGGQQQRVAVARALINHPQVLLLDEPLGALDLKLRRQMQLELKRIQTEVGITFIHVTHDQEEAMTMADTVAVMNAGRVEQLGAPADLYENPKTTFVANFLGTSNLIEGEITESGTDILVGAGGSTLRLPAGRCSAPTAIGGRILVGIRPEKISLASAGEADTIAAGRNRVTGRIVDSSFIGVSTQYVVESPAGKALQVYEQNVGHRAGLTRGAEVVLHWDPEHTFGLDAAQDIDAGVETVEDAT, encoded by the coding sequence ATGACACAGCAGCAGACAGAAGGCGGCGACGTCCGCCTCACCGGGATCAGCAAGACGTACGGTTCCTTCGCCGCCGTCCAACCGCTCGACCTGACCGTCCCCCAGGGCTCCTTCTTCGCCCTGCTCGGAGCGTCCGGCTGCGGCAAGACCACCACCCTGCGGATGATCGCGGGGCTGGAGGAGGCCACCACCGGCACCATCTCGCTCGGCGGCCGGGACATCACCGACCTGCCCCCGTACAAGCGGCCCGTCAACACCGTCTTTCAGAGCTACGCGCTCTTCCCGCACCTGGACGTCACCGAGAACGTCGCCTTCGGTCTGCGCCGGCGCGGCATCAAGTCGGTGAAGAAGCAGGTCGACGACATGCTGGAGCTCGTTCAGCTCGGCGACTTCGCGAAGCGCAAGCCGCACCAGCTGTCCGGCGGCCAGCAGCAGCGCGTCGCCGTCGCCCGCGCCCTGATCAACCACCCGCAGGTGCTCCTCCTCGACGAGCCGCTCGGCGCCCTCGACCTGAAGCTGCGCCGCCAGATGCAGCTGGAGCTCAAGCGCATCCAGACCGAGGTCGGCATCACGTTCATCCATGTCACCCACGACCAGGAGGAGGCCATGACCATGGCCGACACCGTCGCGGTGATGAACGCGGGCCGCGTCGAGCAGCTCGGCGCCCCCGCCGACCTGTACGAGAACCCGAAGACGACCTTCGTCGCCAACTTCCTCGGCACCTCCAACCTGATCGAGGGCGAGATCACCGAGTCCGGCACGGACATCCTCGTCGGCGCGGGCGGCAGCACACTGCGACTGCCCGCCGGGCGATGCTCGGCCCCCACCGCCATCGGCGGGAGGATCCTGGTCGGCATCCGCCCGGAGAAGATCTCCCTCGCATCCGCCGGCGAAGCGGACACCATAGCCGCCGGACGCAACCGGGTGACCGGCCGGATCGTCGACTCCAGCTTCATCGGCGTCTCCACGCAGTACGTGGTGGAGAGCCCGGCCGGCAAGGCACTGCAGGTGTACGAGCAGAACGTCGGGCACCGCGCGGGACTCACCCGCGGCGCCGAGGTCGTCCTGCACTGGGACCCGGAGCACACCTTCGGCCTTGACGCGGCCCAGGACATCGACGCCGGTGTCGAGACGGTGGAGGACGCGACGTGA
- a CDS encoding polyamine ABC transporter substrate-binding protein → MEQYEPEHLSSAQLAAMRRSLTNGRGALTRRSLIRASGMGALALGGLGTLSACGIPPAKREGDAAAASDDHSAKEKQINFSNWTEYMDVSEDEKHRPTLEAFTKRTGIKVKYTEDINDNVEFFGKIKPQLAAGQDTGRDLIIVTDWLAARIIRLGWAQKLDPVNLPHAFANLSSQFRTPDWDPGRAHSYPWTGIPTVIAYNSKATGGRKVDSITQLLDDPSLKGRVGFLSEMRDSVGMTLLDMGKDPGTFTDADFDAAIGRIQKGVDKKQIRRFTGNDYTADLDKGDIAACIAWAGDIIQLQSGNPDIKYAIPAAGYITSSDNMLVPAKARHKTNAEKLIDYYYEPPVAAQLAAYINYVCPVDGVREELTKIDKAMAANTLILPDKEMAARSHAFRSLTSKEETAYEEKFAKLIGA, encoded by the coding sequence ATGGAGCAGTACGAGCCCGAGCACCTCTCTTCGGCGCAGCTGGCCGCGATGCGGCGCAGTCTGACCAATGGCAGAGGCGCCCTCACCCGGCGTTCGCTCATCCGCGCCTCCGGCATGGGCGCGCTCGCGCTCGGCGGACTGGGGACGCTGAGCGCATGCGGCATCCCGCCCGCGAAGCGGGAGGGGGACGCAGCAGCGGCCTCGGACGACCATTCGGCCAAGGAGAAGCAGATCAACTTCTCCAACTGGACCGAATACATGGACGTCAGTGAGGACGAGAAGCACCGGCCCACGCTGGAGGCGTTCACGAAACGCACCGGGATCAAGGTCAAGTACACCGAGGACATCAACGACAACGTCGAGTTCTTCGGCAAGATAAAGCCGCAGCTGGCCGCGGGCCAGGACACCGGCCGCGACCTCATCATCGTCACCGACTGGCTGGCCGCGCGGATCATCCGGCTCGGCTGGGCCCAGAAGCTCGACCCGGTGAACCTGCCGCACGCCTTCGCCAACCTGTCGTCCCAGTTCCGCACCCCCGACTGGGACCCGGGCCGCGCCCACTCGTACCCCTGGACGGGCATTCCGACCGTCATCGCCTACAACTCCAAGGCGACCGGCGGGCGCAAGGTCGACTCCATCACGCAGCTGCTCGACGACCCCTCCCTCAAGGGCAGGGTCGGGTTCCTCTCCGAGATGCGTGACTCCGTCGGCATGACCCTGCTCGACATGGGCAAGGACCCCGGGACGTTCACGGACGCCGACTTCGACGCGGCGATCGGCCGGATCCAGAAGGGCGTCGACAAGAAGCAGATCCGCCGCTTCACCGGCAACGACTACACCGCGGACCTCGACAAGGGTGACATCGCCGCCTGCATCGCGTGGGCCGGCGACATCATCCAGCTCCAGTCCGGAAACCCGGACATCAAGTACGCGATCCCGGCCGCCGGTTACATCACGTCGAGCGACAACATGCTGGTCCCCGCCAAGGCCCGGCACAAGACCAACGCCGAGAAGCTCATCGACTACTACTACGAGCCGCCGGTCGCCGCCCAGCTCGCCGCGTACATCAACTACGTCTGTCCGGTCGACGGTGTCCGCGAGGAACTCACCAAGATCGACAAGGCGATGGCCGCCAACACACTCATCCTTCCCGACAAGGAGATGGCGGCCCGATCGCACGCCTTCCGCTCGCTGACAAGCAAGGAAGAGACGGCGTACGAGGAGAAGTTCGCCAAGCTCATCGGCGCCTGA
- a CDS encoding gamma-aminobutyraldehyde dehydrogenase, whose protein sequence is MGNGFQVQDRFADGAQYIGGSLRSGTSGRSHAIVNPATGETVHTYELAGTADVDAAVAAAREAFPGWSGATPAERSEAMHRFAAALAEQADDFAYAESLQCGKPIKLSTEFDVPGTIDNTSFFAGAARHLEGRSAGEYDGDHTSYVRREAIGVVGSIAPWNYPLQMAAWKILPAIAAGNTIVLKPAEITPLTSLMFAQAATGAGIPDGVINIVTGAGKDAGEHLVGHPDVVMTSFTGSTAVGKRVAEIATATVKRLHLELGGKAPFLVFDDADLDAAVNGAVAGALINTGQDCTAATRAYVQRPLYDAFVQGVAELMETVRLGDPFDPSTDLGPLISHAQRDRVAGFVERARAYATVVTGGEAPGGVLEDGAYYRPTLVAGAAQDSEIVQSEIFGPVLVVLPFDTDDEGIALANDTPYGLAASAWSRDVYRAGRATREIKAGCVWVNDHIPIISEMPHGGYKASGFGKDMSAYSFEEYTQVKHVMYDNTAVARKDWHRTIFGDR, encoded by the coding sequence ATGGGCAACGGCTTCCAGGTGCAGGACCGCTTCGCGGACGGCGCGCAGTACATCGGCGGAAGTCTGCGGTCCGGTACATCGGGACGCAGTCACGCGATTGTGAACCCGGCTACGGGCGAGACCGTCCACACATACGAACTGGCGGGCACCGCCGATGTAGACGCGGCCGTCGCTGCCGCCCGGGAAGCCTTCCCCGGCTGGTCCGGCGCCACGCCGGCCGAGCGGTCCGAGGCGATGCACCGCTTCGCCGCCGCACTCGCCGAGCAGGCCGACGACTTCGCGTACGCCGAGTCGCTCCAGTGCGGCAAGCCGATCAAGCTCTCCACCGAGTTCGACGTTCCGGGCACCATCGACAACACCTCCTTCTTCGCGGGCGCCGCCCGCCATCTGGAGGGCAGGTCCGCGGGCGAGTACGACGGCGACCACACCTCGTACGTACGCCGTGAGGCGATCGGTGTCGTCGGCTCCATCGCCCCGTGGAACTACCCGCTCCAGATGGCCGCCTGGAAGATCCTCCCGGCGATCGCGGCAGGTAACACGATCGTGCTGAAGCCCGCCGAGATCACCCCGCTGACCTCGTTGATGTTCGCGCAGGCGGCCACCGGGGCCGGCATCCCGGACGGTGTGATCAACATCGTCACCGGGGCGGGCAAGGACGCGGGCGAGCACCTCGTCGGTCACCCGGACGTCGTGATGACGTCCTTCACCGGCTCCACCGCGGTGGGCAAGCGGGTCGCCGAGATCGCCACCGCCACCGTCAAGCGCCTCCACCTCGAACTCGGCGGCAAGGCCCCCTTCCTGGTCTTCGACGACGCCGACCTCGACGCCGCCGTCAACGGCGCGGTCGCCGGAGCGCTCATCAACACCGGCCAGGACTGCACCGCCGCCACCCGCGCCTACGTCCAGCGCCCGCTCTACGACGCCTTCGTCCAAGGGGTCGCTGAGCTGATGGAGACCGTACGGCTCGGTGACCCCTTCGATCCGTCGACCGACCTCGGCCCGCTGATCAGCCATGCCCAGCGGGACCGGGTCGCCGGATTCGTCGAGCGTGCCCGTGCGTACGCCACCGTCGTCACCGGTGGCGAGGCCCCCGGCGGCGTCCTCGAGGACGGCGCGTACTACCGGCCGACACTGGTCGCGGGAGCCGCCCAGGACAGCGAGATCGTCCAGTCGGAGATCTTCGGTCCGGTCCTGGTCGTGCTGCCCTTCGACACCGACGACGAGGGCATCGCTCTCGCCAACGACACCCCGTACGGACTCGCCGCCTCCGCCTGGAGCCGGGACGTGTACCGGGCGGGCCGCGCCACCCGCGAGATCAAGGCGGGTTGCGTCTGGGTCAACGACCACATTCCGATCATCAGCGAGATGCCGCACGGCGGATACAAGGCCAGTGGCTTCGGCAAGGACATGTCGGCGTACTCCTTCGAGGAGTACACACAGGTCAAGCATGTGATGTACGACAACACCGCGGTCGCCCGCAAGGACTGGCACCGCACGATCTTCGGGGACCGATAG
- a CDS encoding NADAR family protein, with protein sequence MNDLVARTRRGEKVKYLRFWGHRPLPDGRIGASCLSQWWPSPFTVDGVAYASAEHWMMAGKARLFGDEEAERRAVSASSPAAAKKEGRLVRGFDESVWERERFALVVAGSVHKFGQNSELRDFLVNTGDRVLVEASPVDRIWGIGLAADDPRAEDPAGWRGLNLLGFALMDARAELRAV encoded by the coding sequence ATGAATGATCTTGTGGCGCGGACCCGTCGCGGCGAGAAGGTGAAGTACCTGCGGTTCTGGGGACACCGACCGCTCCCGGACGGGCGGATAGGTGCGAGCTGTCTCAGTCAGTGGTGGCCGTCGCCGTTCACTGTCGACGGCGTGGCGTACGCGTCGGCCGAGCACTGGATGATGGCCGGCAAGGCGCGGCTCTTCGGCGACGAGGAGGCGGAGCGCCGGGCCGTGTCCGCGAGCAGCCCCGCAGCAGCGAAGAAGGAGGGCCGGCTGGTCCGCGGCTTCGACGAGTCCGTGTGGGAGCGGGAGCGGTTCGCCCTGGTGGTGGCGGGCAGCGTCCACAAGTTCGGCCAGAACTCCGAGCTGCGGGACTTCCTGGTGAACACCGGGGACCGGGTGCTCGTCGAAGCCAGCCCCGTGGACCGGATCTGGGGCATCGGGCTGGCGGCGGACGATCCGCGTGCCGAGGACCCGGCCGGCTGGCGCGGGCTGAATCTGCTGGGGTTCGCGCTGATGGACGCGCGGGCGGAGCTGCGCGCCGTGTGA
- a CDS encoding DUF4190 domain-containing protein, translating to MSDNTEQPGGGAAPRDPWAPPDSRVPLEKPAGDPRPPAVHDQQTVTSMPGAAPGPVPTAGFGAAPGAGAGQVPGDVPPPPIAPNGPGQAVPPPVGQYGYPAAPPPQYGGYPGYPGYGQAPWGGPGPANGLGIASMVLGIVAVIGFCMWGLGVVLGALALIFGLIGRGRAKRGEATNGGMALAGVILGSIGIVISGAFLGFLIWAIANDDLNNDDSYPYDDYGTSLVVDDAR from the coding sequence ATGTCAGACAACACAGAGCAGCCAGGGGGCGGGGCGGCGCCACGCGATCCCTGGGCTCCGCCGGACAGCAGAGTGCCGCTGGAGAAGCCGGCCGGCGATCCTCGTCCGCCTGCCGTGCACGACCAGCAGACGGTTACCTCGATGCCCGGTGCGGCACCGGGCCCCGTGCCAACCGCCGGGTTCGGCGCCGCACCGGGCGCCGGCGCGGGCCAGGTCCCCGGTGACGTACCGCCGCCGCCGATCGCGCCGAACGGCCCGGGCCAGGCGGTCCCGCCGCCCGTGGGACAGTACGGCTACCCGGCCGCACCGCCGCCGCAGTACGGCGGCTACCCGGGATACCCCGGCTACGGCCAGGCGCCCTGGGGCGGACCGGGACCCGCGAACGGACTCGGTATCGCGTCGATGGTTCTCGGCATCGTCGCCGTGATCGGCTTCTGCATGTGGGGGCTCGGCGTCGTCCTCGGCGCCCTCGCGCTGATTTTCGGTCTCATAGGCCGCGGTCGCGCCAAGCGGGGCGAGGCGACCAACGGCGGCATGGCGCTGGCCGGCGTCATTCTGGGCTCGATCGGCATCGTCATCAGCGGGGCCTTCCTGGGCTTCCTGATCTGGGCGATAGCCAATGACGACCTCAACAATGACGACAGCTACCCCTACGACGACTACGGCACATCCTTGGTCGTCGACGACGCACGCTGA
- a CDS encoding adenosine deaminase — protein sequence MTDLHPFIAGLPKAELHVHHVGSASPRIVAELAAHHPDSKVPTDPEALADYFSFTDFAHFIDVYLSVVDLIRTPEDVRLLTFEVARDMARQNIRYAELTVTPFSSTRRGIPEQGFMEAIEDARKAAEAELGVVLRWTFDIPGEAGLEAAEETTRLAVGLRPEGLVAFGLGGPEIGVPRPQFKPYFDRAIAEGLHSVPHAGETTGPQTVWDALTELRAERIGHGTSATQDPKLLDHLAEHRIPLEVCPTSNIATRAVTDLDRHPVKEMVDAGVLVTINSDDPPMFGTDLNNEYGVAARLLGLDERGLAALAKNAVEASYLDPAGKRTLAAEIDTYTTSWLEGTGR from the coding sequence ATGACCGATCTGCACCCCTTTATCGCGGGGCTGCCCAAGGCCGAACTGCATGTCCACCATGTCGGATCCGCCTCTCCCCGCATCGTCGCCGAACTGGCCGCCCACCACCCGGACTCCAAGGTCCCGACGGATCCCGAGGCGCTGGCCGACTACTTCTCCTTCACCGACTTCGCTCACTTCATCGACGTCTATCTCTCTGTCGTGGACCTGATCCGCACCCCGGAGGACGTCCGGCTGCTGACCTTCGAGGTCGCCCGTGACATGGCCCGCCAGAACATCCGGTACGCGGAGCTGACCGTCACCCCGTTCAGCTCGACCCGGCGCGGGATCCCGGAGCAGGGCTTCATGGAGGCCATCGAGGACGCCCGCAAGGCCGCCGAGGCCGAGCTCGGGGTCGTACTGCGCTGGACCTTCGACATCCCCGGCGAGGCCGGTCTGGAAGCCGCCGAGGAGACCACCCGGCTCGCGGTCGGGCTGCGGCCCGAGGGGCTCGTCGCGTTCGGGCTCGGCGGCCCGGAGATCGGTGTGCCCCGCCCGCAGTTCAAGCCCTATTTCGACCGGGCCATCGCCGAGGGCCTGCACTCCGTCCCGCACGCCGGGGAGACCACGGGCCCGCAGACCGTCTGGGATGCCCTCACCGAGCTGCGCGCCGAGCGCATCGGCCACGGCACCAGCGCCACCCAGGACCCGAAGCTCCTGGACCACCTCGCCGAGCACCGGATTCCGCTGGAGGTCTGCCCGACCTCGAACATCGCGACCCGCGCCGTCACCGACCTCGACCGGCACCCGGTCAAGGAGATGGTGGACGCCGGCGTCCTGGTCACCATCAACAGTGACGACCCGCCGATGTTCGGCACGGACCTCAACAACGAGTACGGGGTGGCGGCCCGTCTCCTCGGCCTGGACGAGCGGGGTCTCGCCGCACTCGCGAAGAACGCGGTGGAGGCCTCGTACCTCGACCCGGCCGGCAAGCGGACGCTGGCCGCCGAGATCGACACGTACACGACGAGCTGGCTGGAGGGCACCGGCCGGTGA
- a CDS encoding glycerophosphodiester phosphodiesterase: MATSVTAVAHRGDPYRVRENTLPSIRSAIERGADAVEVDVRVTRDGVPVLLHDSTLERLWGHDRRLDGLTHQELTEMTAGGVPTLREALLAAGTHRLMVDLPGSTDDSVRRTVGVVRECGAGERTYYCAGPEAMLRVRAADPSAEIALTWTTLAPPRAGLLDVVKPRWLNYRFGLVSRELTDRIHRDGLLVSAWTADTRRTMRRLIAHGVDSITTNRVDALHGLLANSTVTDLR; the protein is encoded by the coding sequence ATGGCCACCTCTGTCACCGCCGTGGCTCACCGCGGCGATCCGTACCGTGTCCGCGAGAACACCCTCCCGTCGATCCGCTCCGCGATCGAACGGGGGGCGGACGCGGTCGAGGTCGATGTCCGGGTCACCCGCGACGGGGTGCCCGTCCTGCTGCACGACTCCACGCTGGAACGGCTGTGGGGCCACGACCGCAGGCTGGACGGGCTCACCCACCAGGAGCTCACCGAAATGACCGCGGGCGGTGTGCCCACCCTGCGCGAGGCGCTGCTCGCCGCCGGAACGCACCGCCTCATGGTCGACCTGCCCGGCTCCACCGACGACTCGGTACGCAGGACCGTCGGTGTGGTCCGTGAGTGCGGAGCCGGGGAGCGCACGTACTACTGCGCGGGCCCCGAGGCCATGCTGCGGGTGCGCGCGGCCGATCCGTCCGCCGAGATCGCCCTGACCTGGACGACCCTCGCGCCGCCGCGTGCCGGTCTACTGGACGTGGTGAAGCCACGCTGGCTGAACTACCGGTTCGGTCTGGTGAGCCGGGAGTTGACGGACCGTATCCACCGGGACGGGCTGCTGGTCTCGGCCTGGACGGCCGACACCAGGCGCACCATGCGCCGTCTGATCGCGCACGGCGTCGACTCGATCACCACCAATCGGGTCGACGCCCTGCACGGCCTGCTCGCCAACTCGACTGTCACTGATCTCCGTTGA
- a CDS encoding SAM-dependent methyltransferase, whose translation MTDVTDPRSNHLSPQVRSDIAHNARVWNYWLGGKDNYPVDRAVGDQVTGMYPSIGEVARADRAFLGRAVRHLAGDVGIGQFLDIGTGLPTADNTHEVAQHTAPDARIVYVDNDPIVLAHARALLTSSPEGATTYIDADARHPERILQAVEPTLDLRKPVAVMMLGVLNFVLDTDEARGIVRKLMDAMPSGSYLVLTHPTLELGGEGNEAAMRFWNENATPPITARSRAEFASFLEGLELVGPGIVSCARWRTGPATVGAEVAQFGAVARKP comes from the coding sequence GTGACTGATGTGACCGATCCGCGGAGCAACCACCTTTCCCCCCAGGTCCGTTCCGACATCGCCCACAACGCCCGGGTCTGGAACTACTGGCTGGGCGGCAAGGACAACTACCCCGTCGACCGCGCGGTCGGCGATCAGGTCACCGGCATGTACCCGAGCATCGGTGAAGTGGCCCGCGCCGACCGGGCGTTCCTGGGGAGGGCGGTCCGTCATCTGGCCGGTGACGTGGGGATCGGCCAGTTCCTGGACATCGGCACCGGACTGCCGACGGCGGACAACACCCACGAGGTCGCACAGCACACCGCGCCGGACGCCCGCATCGTGTACGTCGACAACGACCCGATCGTGCTCGCGCACGCCCGCGCGCTGCTCACCAGCTCGCCGGAGGGTGCGACCACCTACATCGACGCGGACGCCCGCCACCCGGAACGGATCCTGCAGGCGGTCGAACCGACCCTGGACCTGAGGAAGCCGGTCGCGGTGATGATGCTCGGCGTCCTGAACTTCGTTCTCGACACGGACGAGGCGCGGGGCATCGTACGGAAGCTGATGGACGCGATGCCGTCCGGCAGCTATCTGGTGCTCACCCACCCCACGCTGGAGCTGGGCGGCGAGGGCAACGAAGCGGCGATGCGGTTCTGGAACGAGAACGCCACACCACCGATCACCGCCCGCAGCCGTGCCGAGTTCGCCTCGTTCCTGGAGGGTCTGGAGCTCGTCGGGCCCGGCATCGTGTCGTGCGCTCGCTGGCGCACCGGCCCGGCCACGGTGGGGGCCGAGGTCGCCCAGTTCGGCGCAGTGGCCCGGAAACCCTGA
- a CDS encoding sensor histidine kinase — protein sequence MHLRGIGPRALGAGPRTVDLFITLLVQAAVTMPFVVPRGPDLPEATWAAYGLTTLTVLPLVARRRIPVAVLIAVLAVGGLYKFTLDGPGQPLPYAGLVAFYTVAELSSPVKRLGVAALTTVAVLSSPGRNSNEMRELLFSLFVFGAAYAFGRFTVTRKAYLRAVEDRARQLELTHRIETEQAAARERARIAREMHDILSHAVSLMIVQAEAGPVAVRTAPERAEAAFDAISETGRDAMVQLRRMLGVLRENESPRDAPREPQPTLAGLPGLVERVRGSGLEISYEVTGPARPPGLDVEATVYRIVQESLTNVVKHAAADTVRVQLAYEAAALTLTVTDDGRGPGTVTGMGLIGIRERASAHGGTARTGAGPGGRGFRVRVTLPLAAMQTDVHGDAPAEVES from the coding sequence ATGCATCTACGTGGCATCGGCCCGAGGGCACTCGGGGCCGGCCCCCGGACCGTGGACCTGTTCATCACGCTGCTGGTGCAAGCCGCGGTGACCATGCCGTTCGTCGTCCCGCGCGGGCCGGACCTGCCCGAGGCGACGTGGGCGGCGTACGGACTGACCACCCTGACCGTGCTGCCGCTGGTCGCGCGGCGGCGGATTCCGGTCGCCGTGCTGATCGCTGTGCTCGCCGTCGGCGGCCTGTACAAGTTCACGCTCGACGGGCCGGGCCAGCCGCTCCCGTACGCCGGACTCGTGGCCTTCTACACGGTGGCCGAACTCTCCTCACCGGTGAAGCGGCTCGGGGTCGCGGCGCTCACGACCGTGGCGGTGCTGTCCTCGCCCGGACGCAACAGCAACGAGATGAGGGAGCTGCTCTTTTCCCTCTTCGTGTTCGGCGCGGCCTATGCCTTCGGCCGGTTCACCGTCACGCGCAAGGCGTACCTGCGGGCGGTGGAGGACCGGGCCCGGCAGCTGGAGCTGACACACCGCATCGAGACCGAGCAGGCGGCGGCCCGCGAACGGGCCCGGATCGCACGGGAGATGCACGACATCCTCTCGCACGCGGTGAGCCTGATGATCGTGCAGGCGGAGGCCGGTCCGGTGGCCGTGCGCACGGCGCCGGAGCGTGCGGAGGCGGCGTTCGACGCGATCTCGGAGACGGGGCGGGACGCCATGGTGCAGCTGCGCCGGATGCTCGGCGTGCTGCGCGAGAACGAGAGCCCGCGCGACGCGCCGCGGGAACCCCAGCCCACGCTGGCCGGGCTGCCCGGCCTGGTCGAGCGAGTACGCGGCAGCGGCCTGGAGATCTCGTACGAGGTCACGGGTCCGGCCCGGCCGCCCGGCCTGGACGTCGAGGCCACGGTGTACCGGATCGTGCAGGAGTCCCTGACGAACGTCGTCAAGCACGCCGCCGCCGACACCGTCCGCGTACAACTGGCCTATGAAGCCGCAGCGTTGACCCTCACGGTCACCGATGACGGGCGCGGTCCCGGGACCGTCACCGGAATGGGCCTGATCGGCATCCGGGAACGCGCCTCGGCACACGGCGGCACCGCCCGCACAGGCGCGGGTCCGGGTGGCCGGGGATTCCGGGTCCGGGTGACGCTTCCGCTTGCGGCCATGCAGACGGACGTGCACGGCGATGCGCCTGCAGAGGTGGAAAGTTGA